From a single Georhizobium profundi genomic region:
- a CDS encoding sulfate ABC transporter substrate-binding protein, translating into MRTRFSKIFTAALLAGTVQFGALGMAFSQETLINVSYDPTRELYREFNAAFIAKWKADTGNDVTIQMSHGGSGAQARTVIDGLAADVVTLALEADINAIAEESGKIPADWRGTLENNNAPYTSTIVFLVRKGNPKGIEDWDDLIRDDVEVITPNPKTSGGARWNFLAAWAWARAEFGNEDQAKEFVGQIYRNVPVLDTGARGSTTTFVQRQIGDVLLAWENEAYLAIEELGPDAFDIVTPSISILAEPPVAIVDGNVDQKGTRELAEAYLDYLYSDEGQALAAKHFYRPFRPETAAAEDIERFGDVELVTIEDFGGWGEAQPFYFGDGGVFDEIYRPGQ; encoded by the coding sequence ATGCGCACTCGGTTTTCTAAGATCTTCACTGCCGCCCTTTTGGCCGGCACCGTCCAGTTCGGAGCGCTGGGCATGGCGTTTTCGCAGGAGACCCTGATCAATGTCTCCTACGATCCTACCCGCGAACTCTACCGCGAATTCAACGCCGCTTTCATTGCGAAGTGGAAGGCTGACACGGGCAACGACGTCACCATCCAGATGTCGCACGGTGGCTCCGGCGCTCAGGCCCGCACGGTGATCGACGGACTGGCCGCTGACGTCGTCACACTCGCACTTGAAGCGGACATCAACGCCATTGCCGAGGAATCCGGCAAGATCCCGGCTGACTGGCGCGGCACGCTCGAAAACAACAATGCCCCCTACACGTCGACCATCGTGTTCCTCGTGCGCAAGGGCAATCCGAAAGGCATCGAGGACTGGGACGATCTGATCCGCGACGACGTCGAGGTCATTACCCCGAATCCGAAGACCTCGGGCGGCGCGCGCTGGAACTTCCTTGCGGCCTGGGCATGGGCGCGGGCCGAATTCGGCAATGAGGACCAGGCAAAGGAGTTTGTCGGCCAGATATACCGCAACGTTCCCGTGCTCGACACCGGCGCCCGCGGCTCAACGACGACCTTCGTCCAGCGCCAGATCGGCGACGTGCTTCTGGCCTGGGAAAACGAGGCTTATCTCGCAATCGAAGAACTCGGCCCCGACGCCTTCGACATCGTGACGCCCTCGATCTCCATCCTGGCCGAGCCGCCGGTCGCGATCGTCGACGGCAATGTCGACCAGAAAGGCACCCGCGAACTCGCCGAAGCCTATCTCGATTATCTCTATTCGGACGAAGGCCAGGCGCTCGCCGCCAAGCACTTCTACCGCCCCTTCCGTCCGGAGACAGCAGCAGCCGAAGACATCGAACGCTTCGGTGACGTCGAGCTGGTCACCATCGAGGATTTCGGTGGCTGGGGTGAAGCGCAGCCCTTCTATTTCGGTGACGGCGGCGTCTTCGACGAAATCTATCGTCCGGGCCAATAA
- the cysT gene encoding sulfate ABC transporter permease subunit CysT: MALSATASGWRFKQPSVIPGFGLTLGFTLTYLTLIVLIPLAGLGVRSAALGWSGIWTIATDPRVVQALRVSFSTSLIAALVNAVFGVIVAWVLVRYRFPGRRILDAIVDLPFALPTAVAGIALTALYAPNGWIGQYLAPYGIRLAYTPTGIVIALIFIGLPFMVRTVQPVMEEISREVEEAAATLGANRFQTISRIILPGLAPAILTGFALAFGRAVGEYGSVIFIAGNIPYVSEIAPLLIVIRLEEYNYAGATTIALIMLIFSFAVLLAINLIQAWSRRRFGYGN; encoded by the coding sequence ATGGCATTATCTGCAACCGCATCCGGTTGGAGGTTCAAGCAGCCGAGCGTCATCCCAGGATTTGGGCTGACGCTCGGCTTCACGCTGACCTACCTAACCCTCATCGTCCTCATCCCGCTTGCGGGCCTCGGCGTTCGGTCCGCGGCCCTTGGCTGGTCGGGTATCTGGACCATCGCCACCGATCCACGCGTCGTTCAGGCGCTGCGGGTCAGCTTCAGCACCTCGCTCATTGCGGCCCTCGTCAACGCTGTTTTCGGCGTGATCGTCGCATGGGTTCTGGTGCGCTACCGTTTCCCCGGCCGCCGCATCCTCGATGCGATCGTCGACCTGCCCTTTGCGCTGCCGACGGCCGTTGCGGGGATCGCGCTGACAGCGCTCTATGCGCCCAACGGATGGATCGGCCAGTATCTTGCGCCCTACGGCATCCGGCTGGCCTACACGCCGACCGGTATCGTCATCGCGCTGATCTTTATCGGCCTGCCCTTCATGGTCCGGACCGTTCAGCCGGTGATGGAAGAAATCAGCCGTGAAGTCGAAGAGGCTGCCGCGACGCTCGGCGCAAACCGCTTCCAGACGATCAGCCGCATCATCCTGCCTGGGCTCGCGCCCGCGATCCTGACGGGCTTCGCGCTCGCCTTCGGTCGGGCAGTCGGCGAGTATGGCTCGGTCATCTTCATTGCGGGCAATATTCCCTACGTTTCGGAAATCGCACCGCTGCTGATCGTCATCCGGCTGGAGGAATACAACTACGCCGGTGCGACCACCATTGCCTTGATCATGTTGATCTTCTCCTTTGCCGTTCTTCTGGCGATCAATCTCATTCAAGCCTGGAGCAGGAGGCGGTTCGGCTATGGCAACTGA
- the cysW gene encoding sulfate ABC transporter permease subunit CysW has protein sequence MATDITPAAADRRRGWSDPVAERPIARAILIGIALSFLALVLVIPLVAVFTEALRNGLGAALAALREPDALAAIKLTLLVAAIAVPLNLVFGVAAAWAIAKFEFKGKAFLITLIDLPFSVSPVIAGLIYILLFGAGSVLGPYLQSYGVQILFAVPGIVLATIFVTFPFVARELIPLMQDQGTGEEEAAISLGANGWQTFWRVTLPNIKWGLLYGVLLCNARAMGEFGAVSVISGRLRGQTNTMPLHVEILYNEYNFSAAFAVASLLALLALVTLVLKALLELRYSRDSVGH, from the coding sequence ATGGCAACTGACATCACCCCCGCCGCTGCAGATCGGCGCCGCGGCTGGAGCGATCCCGTCGCGGAACGGCCGATCGCCAGGGCAATCCTCATCGGGATCGCGCTCAGCTTCCTGGCGCTGGTCTTGGTGATCCCGCTGGTCGCGGTGTTCACCGAGGCGCTGCGCAACGGTCTCGGTGCCGCGCTTGCGGCGCTTCGCGAGCCGGATGCGCTGGCGGCCATCAAGCTCACCTTGCTCGTCGCAGCCATTGCGGTGCCGCTCAATCTCGTCTTTGGCGTCGCCGCAGCGTGGGCAATCGCGAAGTTCGAATTCAAGGGCAAGGCGTTTCTCATCACGCTGATCGACCTGCCCTTCTCGGTCTCGCCCGTCATCGCCGGATTGATCTACATCCTGCTGTTTGGCGCAGGCAGCGTTCTCGGCCCCTATCTTCAGTCCTACGGGGTCCAGATCCTCTTTGCAGTGCCCGGCATCGTGCTGGCCACGATCTTCGTGACCTTTCCCTTCGTCGCGCGCGAGCTCATCCCGCTCATGCAGGACCAGGGAACGGGCGAGGAAGAGGCTGCGATCTCGCTTGGCGCCAATGGATGGCAGACCTTCTGGCGGGTGACCCTGCCGAACATCAAATGGGGCCTGCTCTACGGCGTTCTGCTCTGCAATGCCCGCGCGATGGGCGAATTCGGCGCTGTGTCGGTCATTTCAGGGCGCCTGCGCGGCCAGACCAACACGATGCCGCTTCATGTCGAGATCCTCTACAACGAGTATAATTTCTCGGCCGCCTTTGCCGTGGCTTCGCTGCTTGCGCTGCTCGCGCTGGTAACGCTCGTCCTCAAGGCCCTTCTCGAACTTCGATACAGCCGCGACAGCGTCGGCCACTGA
- a CDS encoding sulfate/molybdate ABC transporter ATP-binding protein, whose amino-acid sequence MELRIDKVRKEFDRFPALHETSLDIRSGELIALLGPSGSGKTTLLRLIAGLEQPTDGAIFFGDEDASHRSVQDRNVGFVFQHYALFRHMTVLDNIAFGLNVRPAAIRPPKREIERRVLELLDLVQLPGLEKRYPNQLSGGQRQRVALARALAIEPRVLLLDEPFGALDAQVRKGLRKWLREIHDKTGHTTVFVTHDQEEALELADRVVVMSQGRIEQVGTADDIYDRPTSPFVFSFIGESNALPIRIETGQAWLADRPLGIDVSGEADGPATLYFRPQDIEILSDTPGGGLAGPVAAQRRVAGTRHLELEIGGDRTRVEIEVPADYPIGETGRVAFKPKRWRLYRNDGASGN is encoded by the coding sequence ATGGAACTGAGAATTGACAAGGTCCGGAAGGAATTCGACCGCTTTCCTGCATTGCATGAGACGTCGCTCGACATCCGATCCGGCGAACTGATCGCACTGCTCGGCCCCTCCGGGTCAGGCAAGACGACCCTGCTGCGTCTGATCGCTGGGCTGGAACAGCCGACGGACGGCGCGATCTTCTTCGGCGACGAGGATGCCTCGCACCGGTCCGTGCAGGATCGCAATGTGGGCTTCGTCTTCCAGCATTACGCGCTCTTCCGGCACATGACGGTGCTCGACAACATCGCCTTCGGGCTCAATGTGCGCCCTGCTGCGATCCGCCCGCCCAAGCGCGAGATCGAGCGGCGGGTGCTCGAGCTCCTGGATCTCGTCCAGCTGCCGGGACTGGAGAAACGCTATCCGAACCAGTTGTCCGGCGGCCAGCGCCAGCGCGTGGCACTGGCGCGCGCGCTTGCCATCGAGCCGCGCGTCCTGTTGCTCGACGAGCCATTCGGTGCGCTCGACGCCCAGGTGCGCAAGGGCCTGCGCAAATGGCTTCGCGAGATCCACGACAAGACCGGACATACGACCGTGTTCGTGACGCACGATCAGGAAGAAGCGTTGGAACTTGCCGACCGCGTCGTGGTGATGAGCCAGGGCAGGATCGAACAGGTCGGAACCGCCGACGACATCTACGACCGACCGACGTCGCCTTTCGTGTTTTCCTTTATCGGCGAATCCAATGCGCTGCCGATCCGGATCGAAACCGGTCAGGCATGGCTTGCAGACCGGCCGCTCGGCATCGACGTGTCCGGCGAAGCCGACGGACCGGCAACCCTCTATTTCCGTCCGCAGGACATCGAGATACTGTCCGACACCCCCGGCGGCGGTCTTGCCGGCCCCGTCGCGGCGCAGCGGCGCGTCGCTGGAACGCGCCATCTGGAACTGGAGATCGGCGGCGACCGGACGCGCGTCGAAATCGAGGTACCTGCAGATTACCCGATCGGCGAAACGGGCCGCGTGGCCTTCAAGCCAAAGCGGTGGCGGCTTTACCGCAATGATGGAGCAAGCGGCAATTAG